A region from the Corallococcus silvisoli genome encodes:
- a CDS encoding acyl-CoA synthetase, whose protein sequence is MPIVHDWLARRASLAPERTALIDSLRGGRCISWHEWNTAAHQTALLLRDLGVGLGDRVAVLAFNGVETLDLVFACAKLGAVLQPLNWRLGTEELHGLLSDVAPRVVCFGPEFREQAGALRPRLPALAHWVPFAEPLPHERPFFSREVLSGALPAIELEPDAPWVLCSTGGSTGLPKSAVLTHGSLTANAVNTVVSWGLSQDDIALLNAPLFHTGGLNVFTLPLVYVGGASVVCRGFDVEQCLDLIHSGAVNAVFGVPTMFIELQRHPRFDSVDFSRIKLLISGGAPCPAPVFERFFARGIPFRTGYGLTEAGPNNFFLPVSAMHSHAGFVGVPLFQVEARVDGEQRPGDVGELLLRGPHLCAGYWGRPEETARAFVDGWLRTGDLASRDAQGYFRIEGRRKDLIISGGENIHPSEVESVFAGHPDVAEVAVIGVPDPKWGETPRALVVPRPGAAPTLEALVEFCSGRLARYKLPRSLRLLTALPRTPAGKVDRLALARLHGDA, encoded by the coding sequence ATGCCCATCGTCCACGACTGGCTGGCCCGGCGGGCTTCGCTCGCCCCGGAGCGCACGGCGCTCATCGACTCGCTCCGGGGCGGGCGGTGCATCTCATGGCATGAGTGGAACACGGCGGCGCACCAGACCGCGCTGCTGCTGCGGGACCTGGGCGTGGGCCTGGGGGACCGCGTCGCGGTCCTGGCCTTCAACGGCGTGGAGACGCTGGACCTGGTGTTCGCCTGCGCCAAGCTGGGCGCGGTGCTCCAGCCCCTCAACTGGCGCCTGGGCACCGAGGAGCTGCACGGCCTGCTCTCCGACGTCGCCCCCCGCGTCGTCTGCTTCGGGCCGGAGTTCCGCGAGCAGGCAGGGGCGCTGCGCCCCCGGCTCCCGGCGCTCGCGCACTGGGTCCCCTTCGCGGAGCCGCTCCCGCACGAGCGCCCCTTCTTCTCCCGCGAGGTCCTGTCCGGAGCGCTGCCCGCCATCGAACTGGAGCCGGACGCGCCCTGGGTGCTGTGCTCCACCGGAGGCAGCACCGGCCTCCCGAAGTCCGCCGTGCTCACGCATGGCTCCCTGACCGCCAACGCCGTGAACACCGTGGTGAGCTGGGGCCTGTCCCAGGACGACATCGCGCTGCTCAACGCGCCCCTGTTCCACACCGGCGGCCTCAACGTCTTCACCCTGCCCCTGGTGTACGTGGGCGGCGCCTCCGTCGTGTGCCGCGGCTTCGACGTGGAGCAGTGCCTCGACCTCATCCACTCGGGCGCGGTCAACGCCGTGTTCGGCGTGCCCACCATGTTCATCGAGCTGCAGCGGCACCCCCGCTTCGACTCCGTGGACTTCTCCCGCATCAAGCTGCTCATCAGCGGCGGCGCGCCCTGTCCCGCGCCCGTCTTCGAGCGCTTCTTCGCCCGAGGCATCCCGTTCCGCACGGGCTACGGGCTCACCGAGGCCGGCCCCAACAACTTCTTCCTCCCCGTCTCCGCCATGCACTCGCACGCCGGCTTCGTCGGCGTGCCCCTGTTCCAGGTCGAAGCGCGCGTCGACGGGGAGCAGCGCCCCGGCGACGTGGGCGAGCTGCTCCTGCGCGGCCCGCACCTGTGCGCCGGCTACTGGGGCCGCCCGGAGGAGACCGCCCGCGCCTTCGTGGACGGCTGGCTGCGCACCGGCGACCTGGCCTCGCGCGACGCCCAGGGCTACTTCCGCATCGAGGGCCGGCGCAAGGACCTGATCATCTCCGGCGGAGAGAACATCCACCCCTCCGAAGTGGAGAGCGTCTTCGCCGGCCACCCCGACGTCGCCGAGGTCGCCGTCATCGGCGTGCCCGACCCGAAGTGGGGGGAGACGCCCCGCGCCCTCGTCGTTCCCCGGCCCGGGGCGGCGCCCACGCTCGAGGCGCTGGTGGAGTTCTGCTCGGGGCGGCTCGCCCGCTACAAGCTGCCCCGCTCCCTGCGGCTCCTCACCGCCCTGCCCCGCACCCCCGCGGGCAAGGTGGACCGGCTGGCGCTCGCCCGGCTGCACGGCGACGCCTGA
- a CDS encoding response regulator transcription factor: MEMPPRPTTSEEATIQVLLVEDDERLARLTARYLQEHGIIVTVSASGTDALLQTSRHTFDVILLDLMLPGRDGLEVCRELRTRTDVPIIMLTARGEEADRVLGLESGADDYLPKPYSSRELLARIRAQVRRARGKVGPTSHPVHAGRLVLDPRSLSASLDGKPLSLTTYEFSLLRVLAERAGRVLSREQLLDLVKGSADEVFDRSVDVHIFRLRQKLEVDPRNPRLLKTVRGAGYMLATETEADA, from the coding sequence ATGGAGATGCCCCCCCGCCCCACGACCTCCGAGGAAGCCACCATCCAGGTGCTGCTCGTCGAGGACGACGAACGCCTGGCCCGGCTCACCGCCCGCTACCTCCAGGAGCACGGCATCATCGTCACGGTGTCCGCGTCCGGCACCGACGCGCTGCTTCAGACGTCCCGCCACACCTTCGACGTCATCCTGCTGGACCTGATGCTCCCCGGCCGGGACGGCCTGGAGGTCTGCCGCGAGCTGAGGACGCGCACGGACGTGCCCATCATCATGCTCACCGCGCGCGGCGAGGAGGCGGACCGCGTCCTGGGCCTGGAGTCCGGCGCGGATGACTACCTGCCCAAGCCCTACTCGTCGCGCGAGCTGCTGGCCCGCATCCGCGCCCAGGTGCGCCGGGCCCGGGGCAAGGTGGGCCCCACCAGCCACCCCGTGCACGCGGGCCGCCTGGTGCTGGACCCCCGCAGCCTGAGCGCGTCCCTGGACGGCAAGCCGCTGTCCCTCACCACCTATGAGTTCAGCCTGCTGCGCGTGCTCGCGGAGCGGGCCGGCCGCGTGCTCAGCCGCGAGCAGCTCCTGGACCTGGTGAAGGGCAGCGCGGACGAGGTCTTCGACCGCTCCGTGGACGTGCACATCTTCCGCCTGCGCCAGAAGCTGGAGGTGGATCCCCGCAACCCGCGCCTGCTCAAGACGGTCCGCGGGGCCGGCTACATGCTGGCCACCGAGACCGAGGCGGACGCGTGA
- a CDS encoding HAMP domain-containing sensor histidine kinase: MKGVRRFFRLPMGLLPRIYLVGVIQIVLVGIALTLARDLLRNESWRNRFDDELSYFVDEWANLRDDPAALHASLDRAQQRMGMRVTLRAADGTLLGNTRPEPAPALSPEELHVSTRVTRRGPSGPFPGPGGPGRLLVVSPYPGPIQVYASVSLPPPPPPPDGDRQTAIIVGLVLACTAITSVAFARTLAGPLEKLASAARAFGAGRLDVRAGLRRKDELGLVSEAFDEMAGRITQLLRSQKELLANVSHELRTPLSRIRVALDLAAEGDAQTARELLPDITEDLSELERLVEDVLTTSRLELVTEGASGGVPPLRLERVDANALVDKAAARFRTARPKHRLEVQVDGALPSLEADPVLLRRVLDNLLDNAGKYSEVGTTVRLRARAEGDSLQVEIRDEGIGIEADDLARVGTPFFRTDRSRARTTGGVGLGLALVRRILDAHHGRLTLESQPGQGTTACVVLPGAGAVDTPDGRLAAGHLS; the protein is encoded by the coding sequence GTGAAGGGGGTCCGCCGCTTCTTCCGCCTGCCCATGGGCCTGCTCCCCCGCATCTACCTGGTGGGGGTCATCCAGATCGTCCTCGTGGGCATCGCGCTCACGCTCGCGCGCGACCTGCTGCGCAACGAGTCCTGGCGCAACCGCTTCGACGACGAGCTGTCCTACTTCGTGGACGAGTGGGCCAACCTGCGCGACGACCCCGCCGCGCTCCATGCGTCGCTCGACCGCGCGCAGCAGCGCATGGGCATGCGCGTCACCCTGCGCGCCGCGGACGGCACGCTGCTGGGCAACACCCGCCCGGAGCCCGCGCCCGCGCTGAGTCCCGAGGAGCTGCACGTCAGCACGCGCGTCACCCGCCGCGGCCCCTCGGGGCCCTTCCCCGGCCCCGGCGGCCCGGGGCGCCTCCTGGTGGTGAGCCCCTACCCGGGCCCCATCCAGGTCTACGCCTCCGTGTCCCTGCCCCCGCCGCCCCCGCCGCCCGACGGCGACCGCCAGACGGCCATCATCGTGGGGCTGGTGCTGGCGTGCACCGCCATCACCTCCGTCGCCTTCGCGCGCACGCTCGCGGGGCCGCTGGAGAAGCTGGCCTCCGCGGCGCGGGCCTTCGGCGCGGGGCGGCTGGACGTGCGCGCGGGCCTGCGGCGCAAGGATGAGCTGGGCCTCGTGTCGGAGGCCTTCGACGAGATGGCGGGCCGCATCACCCAGCTCTTGCGCTCGCAGAAGGAGCTGCTGGCCAACGTGTCGCACGAGCTGCGCACGCCCCTGTCGCGCATCCGCGTGGCGCTGGACCTGGCCGCGGAGGGCGACGCGCAGACGGCGCGCGAGCTGCTGCCGGATATCACCGAGGACCTGTCGGAGCTGGAGCGCCTGGTGGAGGACGTGCTCACCACGTCCCGCCTGGAGCTGGTGACGGAGGGGGCGAGCGGCGGCGTGCCTCCCCTGCGCCTGGAGCGCGTGGACGCGAACGCGCTGGTGGACAAGGCCGCCGCCCGCTTCCGCACCGCCCGGCCGAAGCACCGGCTGGAGGTCCAGGTGGACGGAGCGCTGCCATCGCTGGAAGCGGACCCCGTGCTGCTGAGGCGCGTGTTGGACAACCTGCTCGACAACGCGGGGAAATATTCGGAGGTCGGCACCACCGTGCGGCTGCGCGCCCGGGCGGAGGGCGACAGCCTCCAGGTGGAGATCCGCGACGAGGGCATCGGCATCGAGGCGGACGACCTGGCGCGCGTGGGCACGCCCTTCTTCCGCACCGACCGCAGCCGCGCCCGCACCACCGGTGGAGTGGGGCTGGGACTGGCGCTGGTGCGCCGCATCCTGGACGCGCACCACGGCCGCCTCACCCTGGAGAGCCAGCCCGGCCAGGGCACCACGGCGTGCGTCGTGCTCCCTGGAGCGGGGGCGGTGGACACACCGGACGGCCGCCTCGCCGCCGGTCATCTTTCGTAA
- a CDS encoding efflux RND transporter periplasmic adaptor subunit: MKALSEMPREAPALAPVELDEDEGRKRGVPRWAWVVGLLVVVGLVAFWRVRASNQADAITYETTPAEARKLTAKVTATGSVAALVTVQVGSQVSGRIQELMVDYNSQVKKGQVIARIDPQLVQAALDRAKANMMASRANLQKARVNADVAKKQAERSRELRAQQFISQSELETAESAASSGQAEVTAAEGSVAQAQAALNEAEVNLKYTTIVSPTDGIVISRSVDVGQTVAASLQAPVLFTIAEDLRKMQVNTSIAEADVGKLQPGMKATFTVDAFPGETFEGVIRQIRNEAITVQNVVTYLAVLDVPNPDLKLKPGMTANVTIVTQQKDQALSVPNTALRYRPAPAPGAPAQAVAPATKGMRTVYVLRRQPEQKPEPVAVSVRTGMTDGTYTEVVEGELKAGDRVITAANSAAGATTSAPPAGGPGAGPGGGGRGMGGGMRRGPF; encoded by the coding sequence ATGAAGGCCTTGAGCGAGATGCCGCGAGAAGCGCCGGCCCTGGCGCCGGTGGAGCTGGACGAGGACGAGGGTCGCAAGCGCGGCGTGCCGCGCTGGGCCTGGGTGGTGGGCCTGCTGGTGGTGGTCGGGCTGGTCGCGTTCTGGCGGGTGCGCGCCAGCAACCAGGCGGACGCCATCACCTATGAGACGACGCCCGCGGAGGCGCGGAAGCTCACGGCCAAGGTGACGGCCACGGGCAGCGTGGCGGCGCTGGTGACGGTGCAGGTGGGCAGCCAGGTCTCCGGGCGCATCCAGGAGTTGATGGTCGACTACAACTCCCAGGTGAAGAAGGGGCAGGTCATCGCCCGCATCGACCCGCAGCTGGTGCAGGCCGCGCTGGACCGGGCGAAGGCGAACATGATGGCCTCGCGCGCGAACCTCCAGAAGGCGCGCGTCAACGCGGACGTGGCGAAGAAGCAGGCCGAGCGTTCGCGCGAGCTGCGCGCCCAGCAGTTCATCTCTCAGTCGGAGCTGGAGACCGCGGAGTCCGCCGCCTCCAGCGGGCAGGCGGAGGTGACGGCCGCGGAGGGCTCCGTGGCCCAGGCGCAGGCCGCGCTGAACGAGGCGGAGGTGAACCTCAAGTACACGACCATCGTGTCGCCCACCGACGGCATCGTCATCTCGCGCAGCGTGGACGTGGGCCAGACGGTGGCCGCGTCGCTCCAGGCGCCGGTGCTCTTCACCATCGCGGAGGACCTGCGCAAGATGCAGGTCAACACCAGCATCGCGGAAGCGGACGTGGGCAAGCTCCAGCCCGGCATGAAGGCGACGTTCACCGTGGACGCCTTCCCGGGTGAGACGTTCGAGGGCGTCATCCGGCAGATCCGCAACGAGGCCATCACGGTGCAGAACGTGGTGACGTACCTGGCCGTCCTCGACGTGCCGAACCCGGACCTGAAGTTGAAGCCGGGCATGACGGCGAACGTCACCATCGTTACGCAGCAGAAGGACCAGGCGCTCTCCGTGCCCAACACGGCGCTGCGCTACCGTCCCGCGCCCGCGCCGGGGGCTCCCGCGCAGGCCGTGGCCCCGGCCACGAAGGGCATGCGCACCGTCTACGTGCTGCGCCGCCAGCCGGAGCAGAAGCCGGAGCCCGTGGCCGTGAGCGTGCGCACCGGGATGACGGACGGCACGTACACGGAGGTGGTGGAGGGGGAGCTGAAGGCCGGCGACCGCGTCATCACCGCCGCGAACTCAGCGGCCGGCGCGACGACGTCCGCGCCTCCGGCGGGGGGCCCAGGCGCGGGCCCTGGCGGCGGTGGCCGGGGAATGGGCGGCGGCATGCGCCGCGGCCCGTTCTAG
- a CDS encoding ABC transporter ATP-binding protein, whose product MDAETKQAPPVVQLRNVTKVYRTGDVEVRALRGVDFTVEPGEFVSIMGSSGSGKSTLMNILGCLDRPSSGEYLLNGREVARLDRDGLARVRNRTLGFVFQSFNLLARTTALENVELPMLYAGVPSKERRARAKEALERVGLGARLDHHPKQLSGGQQQRVAIARALVGRPRVILADEPTGNLDSRTTVEVMALFQQLQKEGLTLVLVTHEPDVAEYTQRVVVVKDGRIVNDRRQTPHPAVVPAEEVGS is encoded by the coding sequence ATGGACGCGGAAACGAAGCAGGCGCCCCCCGTCGTACAGCTGCGGAACGTGACGAAGGTGTACCGCACCGGCGACGTGGAGGTGCGGGCCCTGCGCGGCGTGGACTTCACGGTGGAGCCGGGCGAGTTCGTCTCCATCATGGGCTCCAGCGGTTCGGGCAAGTCCACGCTGATGAACATCCTGGGCTGCCTGGACCGCCCTTCGTCGGGGGAGTACCTGCTGAACGGCCGCGAGGTGGCGCGGCTGGACCGGGACGGCCTGGCGCGCGTGCGCAACCGCACCCTGGGCTTCGTCTTCCAGAGCTTCAACCTGCTGGCGCGCACCACGGCGCTGGAGAACGTGGAGCTGCCCATGCTGTACGCGGGCGTGCCGTCGAAGGAGCGGCGCGCGCGCGCGAAGGAGGCGCTGGAGCGCGTGGGGCTGGGGGCCCGGTTGGATCACCATCCCAAGCAGCTCTCCGGCGGCCAGCAGCAGCGCGTGGCCATCGCTCGGGCGCTGGTGGGGCGGCCTCGCGTCATCCTCGCGGACGAGCCCACGGGCAACCTGGACTCGCGCACCACGGTGGAGGTGATGGCGTTGTTCCAGCAGTTGCAGAAGGAGGGCCTGACGCTGGTGCTGGTGACGCACGAGCCGGACGTGGCCGAGTACACCCAGCGCGTGGTGGTGGTGAAGGACGGGCGCATCGTGAACGACAGGCGCCAGACGCCGCACCCGGCGGTGGTGCCCGCCGAGGAGGTGGGGTCATGA
- a CDS encoding ABC transporter permease — translation MNLLETVVLALRALLRSKTRSVLTALGIIIGVGAVIAMVAIGDGAKASVQKVFDAMGTNMLIILPGSSKSGGARGGFGSQPTITWDDLEAVRTQLATVRGAAPEMRSNAQVFSEDQNWNTSIIGTTTDYFIVRSWTMAQGARFTDADNEAGAKVAVLGQTVVDNLYGKGFNPVGQVIRINKTPFTVVGVTAPKGQSPVGQDFDNTVFVPATTFRRQVQAQSLGTFITGAVFVQAASADLTAKAQADVTQLLRERHRLGENDADDFDVRNLAEVASGQQQSTETLSLLLAAIAAVSLVVGGIGIMNIMLVSVTERTREIGVRVAVGARPRDILAQFLIEALTLAVLGGIIGAAVGLGVAKLLAAQFGWPMLVRPDVAVLAIVFSGLVGVVFGLYPARKASLLDPIDALRYE, via the coding sequence ATGAACCTGCTGGAGACGGTCGTCCTGGCGCTGCGGGCGCTGCTGCGCTCCAAGACGCGCTCGGTGCTCACCGCGCTGGGCATCATCATCGGCGTGGGCGCGGTCATCGCCATGGTGGCCATCGGCGACGGCGCGAAGGCCAGCGTGCAGAAGGTCTTCGACGCCATGGGCACCAACATGCTCATCATCCTGCCGGGCTCGTCGAAGTCCGGTGGCGCGCGCGGCGGCTTCGGCAGCCAGCCCACCATCACCTGGGACGACCTGGAGGCGGTGCGCACGCAGCTGGCCACGGTGCGCGGCGCCGCGCCGGAGATGCGCTCCAACGCGCAGGTGTTCTCCGAGGACCAGAACTGGAACACCAGCATCATCGGCACGACGACGGACTACTTCATCGTGCGCAGCTGGACCATGGCGCAGGGCGCGCGCTTCACGGACGCGGACAACGAGGCGGGCGCGAAGGTGGCCGTGCTGGGCCAGACGGTGGTGGACAACCTCTACGGCAAGGGCTTCAACCCGGTGGGGCAGGTCATCCGCATCAACAAGACGCCCTTCACCGTGGTGGGCGTGACGGCGCCCAAGGGCCAGTCGCCCGTGGGCCAGGACTTCGACAACACGGTGTTCGTGCCGGCCACCACGTTCCGCCGGCAGGTGCAGGCGCAGAGCCTGGGCACCTTCATCACCGGCGCGGTGTTCGTGCAGGCGGCGAGCGCGGACCTCACCGCCAAGGCGCAGGCGGACGTGACGCAGCTGCTGCGCGAGCGCCACCGGCTGGGGGAGAACGACGCGGACGACTTCGACGTGCGCAACCTGGCGGAGGTGGCCAGCGGCCAGCAGCAGAGCACGGAGACGTTGAGCCTGCTGCTCGCGGCCATCGCGGCGGTGTCGCTGGTGGTGGGCGGCATCGGCATCATGAACATCATGCTGGTGAGCGTCACCGAGAGGACGCGCGAGATTGGCGTGCGCGTGGCGGTGGGCGCCCGGCCGCGCGACATCCTGGCGCAGTTCCTCATCGAGGCGCTGACGCTGGCGGTGCTGGGCGGCATCATCGGCGCGGCCGTGGGCCTGGGCGTGGCGAAGCTGCTGGCCGCGCAGTTCGGCTGGCCCATGCTGGTGCGCCCGGACGTGGCGGTGCTGGCCATCGTGTTCAGCGGTTTGGTTGGAGTCGTCTTCGGGCTGTACCCGGCGCGCAAGGCGAGCCTGTTGGATCCCATCGATGCACTGAGGTACGAGTGA